The Acidobacteriota bacterium genome has a window encoding:
- a CDS encoding sialidase family protein has translation MTTRRAFLMQLGAVSAVSPLMASTLPARPSPREEDEMARTLKEFEPRGWKRHMLIQGDGKGGWVVRKAEINFHHYTPPGRRPHPLQGQGIWAFGVVEMDNGEFALLASWDTDNDQTHGTDVTCEDFKGPIACEKLMIAFSRDKGQTWTNFRRIEGGEGRPVQLTYLGKGNLTFQTDRVKPILQYFSSDYGRTWETNELPPSSDGKLFSPCDSNNLVDRDGEGNAVRLAQIGYQWPAEPSIGMVRWSEDGGRTWGKEVAPPQWQWPVEYRGKTYTLATNEGSLVRAANGWLVAALRTDLHPRIRPLKNGGLAGTVVSISKDEGLTWSPIKVLFESGRHHPHLLRLPNGDIVMTVILRQDVENGKLVSYRRGCEAVISRDNGQSWDVAHRYILDDFEYSNGLPLSTATGHLYSTLLEDGHILTCYGHYPSKGACLVRWKPTEA, from the coding sequence ATGACGACTCGACGGGCGTTCCTCATGCAACTCGGCGCCGTCTCGGCGGTTTCGCCGCTAATGGCGAGTACGCTGCCGGCCCGGCCTTCTCCTCGGGAAGAGGACGAAATGGCCCGGACGCTCAAGGAGTTCGAGCCTCGGGGCTGGAAGCGGCACATGCTCATTCAGGGAGACGGCAAGGGAGGCTGGGTGGTTCGGAAGGCCGAGATCAATTTCCATCACTACACCCCGCCGGGCCGCCGCCCCCATCCCCTCCAGGGACAGGGAATCTGGGCCTTCGGAGTGGTTGAGATGGACAACGGCGAGTTTGCCCTGCTGGCCAGTTGGGACACCGACAACGACCAGACCCACGGAACCGACGTCACCTGTGAGGACTTCAAGGGACCCATTGCCTGCGAGAAGCTGATGATCGCCTTCAGCCGGGACAAGGGGCAAACCTGGACCAACTTCCGGCGGATCGAGGGAGGCGAAGGGCGTCCGGTGCAGTTGACCTACCTGGGCAAGGGGAACCTGACGTTCCAGACAGACCGGGTGAAACCCATCCTGCAGTACTTCAGCAGCGACTATGGGCGGACCTGGGAAACCAACGAGTTGCCGCCAAGCTCGGACGGGAAGCTCTTCTCACCCTGCGACAGCAACAACCTGGTCGACCGCGATGGGGAGGGCAACGCCGTCCGGCTCGCCCAGATCGGCTACCAGTGGCCGGCGGAGCCTTCCATCGGCATGGTGCGCTGGTCCGAGGACGGTGGGCGGACCTGGGGCAAGGAGGTCGCGCCGCCCCAGTGGCAGTGGCCGGTGGAATATCGCGGAAAGACCTACACCCTGGCCACCAACGAGGGCTCGTTGGTGCGGGCCGCCAACGGCTGGCTGGTGGCGGCTCTCAGGACCGATCTTCATCCCCGGATTCGCCCCCTCAAAAACGGGGGTCTGGCGGGTACGGTCGTGTCCATCTCCAAGGATGAGGGACTGACCTGGTCGCCGATCAAGGTGCTCTTCGAGTCCGGCCGCCACCACCCTCACCTGCTGCGATTGCCCAACGGCGACATCGTCATGACGGTCATCCTGAGACAGGACGTGGAGAACGGCAAGCTGGTCAGCTACCGCCGTGGCTGCGAGGCGGTGATCAGCCGCGACAACGGCCAGAGCTGGGACGTTGCCCACCGCTACATCCTGGACGACTTCGAGTACTCCAACGGCCTCCCCCTGAGCACGGCCACCGGCCATCTCTACTCCACCCTGCTCGAAGACGGCCACATCCTCACCTGCTACGGGCACTACCCCTCCAAGGGCGCCTGCCTGGTCCGCTGGAAGCCGACCGAGGCCTGA